A single Atribacteraceae bacterium DNA region contains:
- a CDS encoding DnaJ C-terminal domain-containing protein gives NIRYATQTQPSSGASEWEETETISEVEISFEESYRGLTRQIKVDYDEPCRNCGGTGITQNSEPCASCRGKGAQRKSKVVNITIAPGVKYGAKLRVPGVLGGKNLYLMVKVKSHSHFRRESDNVLLDLPITVSEAVLGTELEVPTLSGKVKMKIPPGTQNYTSFRLPGFGFPRMKNNEKGDQIVRISIVIPKNLNQKEKKLYEELSALRPENPRRYLLFE, from the coding sequence TAATATCCGGTATGCGACCCAAACTCAACCATCGTCAGGGGCTTCTGAATGGGAAGAGACTGAGACGATCAGTGAAGTCGAAATTTCTTTCGAAGAAAGTTACCGGGGCCTTACCCGACAGATCAAAGTTGACTATGATGAACCCTGCCGGAACTGCGGGGGGACCGGCATAACCCAGAACTCAGAACCATGTGCTTCGTGCCGGGGAAAAGGAGCACAGAGGAAATCGAAAGTAGTGAATATCACGATAGCTCCCGGTGTGAAATACGGAGCAAAGTTACGAGTTCCTGGGGTTTTGGGAGGGAAGAATCTTTATCTGATGGTCAAGGTGAAAAGCCATTCCCATTTTCGGCGGGAGAGCGACAATGTTTTGCTCGATTTACCGATTACAGTCAGCGAAGCGGTTCTGGGAACCGAGCTCGAAGTTCCCACCTTGAGCGGAAAGGTGAAGATGAAAATCCCGCCGGGAACCCAGAATTATACCTCTTTTCGTCTTCCGGGTTTTGGATTTCCCCGGATGAAGAACAACGAAAAGGGCGATCAGATCGTCCGAATTTCGATTGTGATTCCGAAGAATCTCAATCAGAAGGAAAAAAAGTTATACGAAGAGCTTTCCGCCCTGCGGCCCGAGAATCCGCGCCGGTATCTTCTCTTCGAATAA